The genomic stretch AGACAAACTTGGGAATCCTGTTATTTAAACTGATCCTAccataggaaaaggaaaaaaaaaaagaaaaaaaaaaagccatggctGCTGTCTGACTGACGACCTCCTGGGAGAGCCCATCTGtgcagaggctctgggttcccaaATGGAAGACCGCTTCTCATGGGgcagactcctagcttcaggaTGAGTGGAGGCAAAACCCACTGCCGAGGGTAAAGTGCTAACAAAACGAATGCTGTCACTCCAAAAGTCAGATTCTGGAGGCTTAAGTGGGATTAGCAAAGCCAAGCAGAGGAGGGCAGCTACTAATTTGGGAGAGAGGACAATAGCAGCAGCGGCACAAGGCAAGTGAGTCCCCAAAGAACCACAGCGGAGTGTGGTATAAATGGTTTCAGCAGTGGACCAAGGCACCTGTGGCCAAAATGCCACTGTACCACTGCAGTGGGTAGGCTTGGCTTGAAAAGTATTCAtcccagaggcagagagacagagagtgaatgGCACAGAGAGGCAgcacccacctgctggttcactccctgtatGGTCACCACGGTCCTTCGGCTaggactaaagccaggaactctattcaggtctcccacatggtgtgtAGGgatccaatgacttgagccagcaccattgcctcccagggcccagggtctgcaccagcagggagccgcAGGCAGGGAGTTTGAATCCAGGCATGCCAATGTTGAGAGATGAGCACGCTAACTGCCAAGTTAAATGCCTGCCCCACCATTAGTTTTAAGGCTGAATTTCAGTGAAGAGCAAGCTTCCAAGGGTACCTGAATGAAAGTAAAGGCACTTGGAGAAGAACACGTGGAGGAGTTATTCCCATTGAAATTCCTTGTCAGATCTTTTGTAGCTGGGATGCCACGGAAGAGTCAGGTCCCTCAAAACAGAAACATGGGTAGAACCAGTATGCTTTGGAGGTAGCAGAACGACAGCACAGCTTCCGGTACTGCTGTAAAGAGGCACACTTGCAGGACGACAGGGGGATGGGGGCCTGAGAGCCAGGTAAAGCCTAGGAGAGGGGAGTGAATGTCCCCAAGAGAAGGGGCTCCGAGTAGATCCCCTCAGCACACCCTGCTCTCAAGCAACCTGCCCACTGCTTCCCAATGGGAGGGCTCACACTGCCTGCCCTGTATCCCAAGCcaatgccctggctgctcttggGGAACACAGTTATGATCTCTCCTTGTAACAGACTGCACACTGACCACACATGCTCCTTCTGGTCCCTCATCGGTCCAACTCCCAGGCCTTCTCCCCAGAATGACCATGCAGTATTCCCCAAGAACTCTGGGAACACCCAGTTGGGTTACGTGTTCCCATATGCCCAGAGAGGTAGGTATTTTGCTCTACCGTGATGGACAGAAGGTGTGCCCGAGGGTGCCGTTCCCTATGGGCACGCCACAATTAGTAACCTCGCTGGGACCTGGATTTTCCAAACACAGATCCGCAGATCACAAGACACAAAGGCGATACTGTCTACACAGTCACAATGTCTCTATAAGCTACTCCATATGCTCGGCCACAAGAAACAGCCCGGGTTGAACAAAACTTAGAGAGTTATCTAAGCAGTGTCTAGCCCCACCATGGGTTGCAAGCGCTGCAGGCAGGACATTAACCATAGCATCAGCCCTTAGttattttatgatttatgatTTAATTCAAACGCAGAGTAAATGAATGAGAAAAGAGAGACATTGCTCATCTGTtacacttcccaaacagctgcaacagctggggctgggccaggctaaagccagaagctagaactCTGCAGTTCCATTTGGCTCTCCTATATGGGTGGgaacagcccaagcacttgagccatcctctgctgctctcccaggtgcgttagcacggagctggatcggaagcagagaaGCTAAGACTCAAAAAGGAGCTccaacacaggatgctggcatggcaggaggGACCTAGCTCACTGCATCACACTGCCCGCCCCTCTTTGAGCTATTTGATTTGTTGGTTTACACTTTCAAAACTGGGTGATCCACTCGCTCCAAAATCACAGTCCAGCTTCTGCAGTCTGAAGCTGTTGGGGTCCGTGAAGATCTCTCCCGCTGCTCCCCTGTCCCCGCATGACACACAGCAAGGCCCTGGAAGTGCCCCTTCCCCTTcagccccaggcaggcagctcaTCAGACTAAAGCTGTCAGCGCTTCACCCCCCAAACTGAGCCACCGCACGGGGCTCCCACAGAGACAGCCCTCATTTCACAGTGTCCTTGCCACAAATAGTTCTCCATGAGCGCAAGCCACACCCTCTCGTGTCCCAGGAACGCAAGGGTGAGACGTGCCCTTGGCTCGGGCCTTCCCACAGAGCCCAAGCTCTCCCTGGTGCCCCACCTGACTCCTTCAGACCCCACCTCCATTCTATATCTTTTGCAGGGATTTTTCACATGCTTATGATACTCACGCATGGCCCAAACAGCAACAATTAATCACTGTCCTCGCTCCAAATGTACTTTTTCTTTGGGTTCTTTGGGAGTTCTTGTCCACCCTGTCACTCATCACTGGAGGGGACTCAGAGACAAAGGAGTACACACCTGGTGGTATTCAACTCCAACTGGGAAACTCATTACAGTAGGCCCAGGAGCTGGCACAGATAGGTGATGAGAAAAGGTGGCAAGAAGTACCAAGGATCAATACAGACAACTTCCATGTCATAAGAACATCAACATAATGGATACAGTACTGCCCAGACCACAAGCCAGCACATCTGAACGCCTTCTTGTGGTGCACCAATACTCATGGATACTAAATTCTAGAACTGCAATACAATCCAATCGCTTGCTAGAATCTGACTTGGGAAGCACTGAATGTGTCCCACTTACTTTCAGGGCACCTGTGTGCACAGCTCATTAAGGAAATGCTGAGTGAGTGTCTGTTAGCCAGCTGCCGTGAACTCGGCACTCATCACAACGTGACACTGAGCACCGGAAAAGTGGGAGACGCCAAAGGTGGCTACATCTGGGCAGGATGGAGTCAGATGGGGTCCTCTGAGCGGAGGTGGTACAGCTGTGAgtgggagcaggcaggcagggtgctgggcccGGAGCTGTGTGGCTGGGCAGCGCTGATAGGTCCACCTGATGCTGGGGAATGAcctaaaggcagagacagagtggacCCGGGATGAGTCTAGCTCTCCCAGCACTCTCCTGGGGAAGTCACAGAAGAGAAAGAGTCCTCAGAGGTGACACCTGGGTTGGAGGGGTTAGAAAGCGAACCTGACTCTGTCACAGGATAGGTGAGTGGGGAAAGGCGTGCACCTGCCTTAGCAGTGACCCACACGTTGCTGTAAATGGATGGGGGCGGAGTGCGTTCCAGGAaacaatggagcagaatagagagCGGGCAAAAGGGGAAAGACTGCAGGAAGGGGTGGAGGTGCTGATTAGCTTCTGAGTCAGGTAACCCAGGCACATAAATACAACTCTTGAGAAACCCGATCTGCAGGACCAAGAGGTACAGTGGAAACAGTCCTAAATTAGTAGTCCAGAGAAGCCCCCTGGTCCACTGGGTGGTGATCATTCTGTCAAACAAGgggccacacaggagcagggacaGCAGCGTGGCAGCTCCTGGCCAGTACTCTCATCTTGGTCACCTGGAGTTCAGCAGTTCagattctgctgttttcccaacttaaaaaaaaaaaaaaatgcagtttgtaAAACACCTGCttcaggtacacacacacagttgtgGAAGTGTGTGCTCGATCAAGATGccaaaaaatgtttctttggGATCCCATTGCATAAAGTGTCCACAACACCCAGAACAAGACGGATAAGGTTTCTTCTTCATTGAAACTTCAACTTCTACCTTACAGGTGAATAAACCGATGTAGACACACGATCTGGCAGAACATCAAATCCTGGGCAAAATTCACATACACCGTCAGCTAACTCAGAGTTTTAACAGAAGCCAAAACAAGGCTCATTAACTCAACTGAATGTAACACACATCTCCAGGAAATCAGCAAGCCTCAAATATCCGGTCACAGGCACACCTGCCTAGAGGGGCCAAAGGGTAAGACTGATTTCCTTTTACCCTGGACACACACACGAAGAAGCCATGTCCTATGGAAATGTTTATACAAAACCTAACCAGAATAGGATTGGGGGTTTCACTAGACAAAAAGGGTCCAGCGCCAACTGTACCTCTGCTCCGCTCCCCAACAGCTGACAGTGTGTGACAGAAACTTTTGAAAGCCTTTACTGAACAGGTGGCATTCTCTTACTGCACACTCCAACCCAAAATACCTGCATCTGCCCTACCCCACTTGCCAAAGCTACAATCCCAGTGAGTACACTCCCCGAACAGGGACTGCAGCTTAAACACCAAGAGCCCTCCTGGTTGGACACATCATCCTCCCGAGGAGGCAGCGGGCATCTATACAAATACCTGTGGGCACAAAGTGCTCAACGGCAGGCCAGCTGCCAGAGCCCAGCAAACTGCTTCTGATACAAACCATGCAAGCAACCATACCACCCGAGCGCCTGACTTGGACTTCTGGGCACATTTTTGTCCCTAGAAACCCAGTCTCGATGTGCACACACCTTGGGCATTGTCATCAACTGCCACCAGGCAGCCGCTTAAGGTCACAGCCGTCAAAGCTGGGGCAGATGGCTGGCCAGACTTTTGTCTCCGTCCAGAAGGAAACTCCAGTCTTTGTCAGATCTAACCCCCACATCATGCCCACACTTGATGTTCAGCTCAATACTCACTCAATACCTTGCAGCGCTGTCTGCTCTCTCAAGGTCAAGGGAGTCCCCAGCCCCTACAAGACTTCAAAATTCACCCTGATTGGCAGGGAGGCGGCATGGTATGCCCAgctacccagccctgcctggaggCTGACCCTCCGACTGCTCCAAGGAACCCAGACACTATCCTGGGGGTCACTTGGAGGCCACCATATTCTGACCCAGACCCCTACAGGGAAGCAAGCAGAGGTGGGGAGGACTCCCAtgccttgcccaaggtcacagctgGGCTTGAGGCCCTCAGGTGGGGGTAGGGTGGAGGTGTGTAGCTGTGACAAACTAAGCACAAACCTTGCTTATTACCCctgtaagacacacacacacacacacacacacacacacacacacacgccctccCCGGCTGCCACCTGCGATGACCATGAGTCCCAAGATCCCAGCTGGTGCCAAGCCGAGGCAGTTAACTTTGGCTCCAGATCTGGACTCTCCAGGAACCCCTGGCACTGGAGGGGAGCTAGCAGAGGGTGAGCGCGGAGGCCCAGAGACCCACAGAGCCTGGGAGGAGAGGACCCTGAACATCctgcccccaccacccaccctgcaTGTCCGAGGCCTCCAGCCGAGTCTAGGGACCCCACCGCCGACTCACCGGGTGCGCAGTGCCTGCCACGCGGCGTCGATGTCGGCATACAGGTTCTTCTCGGAGGGCTTGCCCGAGCTCACGCCGTAGCCCGAGTAGTCGTAGGAGAAGATGTTGCAGTTGATGCGCGAGCCGAGGCCGATGTAGAAGCTGCACATCTGGCCCAGGTCCACAGCGTTGCCGTGCGAGAAGAGCAGCGTGTAGCGGCTGGAGGGCGCGCAGCGCACGAACATGCAGCCCAGCCGGTTGTCCCGGGCCGTGCGCGAGAAGAAGACCTCGACGGCGTCCAGCTCGCGCTGCGAGTACTGCCAGTCGGCGCGCTCGCTCAGGTGCAGGCTGCACGCTCCGGGCGCTGCGCCCGGGCCCtcctcggccgccgccgccgccggaggAGGTTGGGCCGCGCCGGGAGCAGCGGCGGCAGAGGCGGGCGCCTGAGCCGGGGCCGCGGCGGCGGGCGCGCCCGGGCCACGCTGCTCGGGCGCCAGCACCGTGTAGGTGGGCTCGGGCGGCAGGAAGGCCAGCTTGGCGGCGATGCGGCTcgggcagggagggcagcagaagagccAGCACAGCTCACCCAGAGAGAAGCCGTTCATCCTGGGGCCTGGCTCGGGCATCGGGGCGGCCTGGCGCCCGCCGCCACCGCCGGCCCGGGGGAGCAGGGCGCGCGACGACCAGGCGACGGGCGAACGAGCGCGAGCGCGCGCTGAGGGCGGAGGACGGAGAGGCGGGGCCGGCGCGGCGCTGGTGCTCGCGGGCAGCCGGGGCTGGGTCAGCGGCGGCCCCGCGGGCCGGGCGAGGCGCGGGCGCCCGGGGCCCGCGTGCGGCACACAAAGCCCGCGGCGGCGgtggcgacggcggcggcggccaTGGCCGGCTCGTGcgcgccccccgccgccgccactTCCGGGTTACCGCGCCGTGGCGGCCCCCGGGGACGGCGCGGGCGCGGCAGGTAGGCGGGGTCCCGGCCTCCTCCCCTAGCCTGGCCCGGCACCTCTTCAGGGGGTTTGGGGGTCCGTGTGCTTCCTTGGCTGCTCAGGTGCGCCGAAGCCCAAATCCTCCCCCAATCCAAGTTTCTTTCGTTTATGCAGGTGCGAGGGGACTGGAGCGTCTACCTGCCAGTGTGTGCGGTTTTATGAATTGGCCTGAGCCACCTGCAGGTCTGAAGCGCCTAACGGGGAGGCCTGGGTGAGTTGCCCTGTTACCCCATCACCGCGTCTACACAGGTGGCGACGGGGTGTGACTGGAGCTTCTGCCAGTTGTCTCTGGACCGTGCTGCGTTCACCGTGAGCCACAGGCCCATCTGGGGTTGGCTTCGTGACCATCACTGGGTTCTGAGTGCCCTTGGCAGTGTGGTTGCACCAGGGTTGTTTAGGGATCAGGATTTTTCATTGGTTTtgggatggaaactctctcttccccccgccccccaaaaatcACCTGGATCTTGAATGTTGCAAAGCACAATGCAGGGAACCCCTTCTCCTGGGCTTAGAGGGTTAGGTTCTCACAGACTAAAGGGGGTGGGGCTGTCAGGTGTGTGCTCAGTTCACCATGCAGGTCCCTGGCTTGTGTGGGGTTTTTGTGACCTTGCTTATCCTTTGGGTGGTGTTCTTTTGGGAATTTGGCTGCTGGCAACTTGGGTGTGACTGCTTGCTCAGGGCTGAGATTCCTGGAAAAACTCCCAAGAGGCGATACACAACCTcccggggttgggggtggggggaggcggcACCACTGTCTCCATTCAGTGAGTTTATTTTAGTAAGAGATTAATTTTTGCAGTGGTAGTAACAGGACCAGGAGAATGTGGGCTAAGTGGGAGAGAGAGGCTGGGAGACAATGGAGCCTGGACTCGCCTGGTATGCAGCATGGTTGTAATGCCATGACGTaggggtgtgtgcatgtgcacccGTGGGGCCTGGTGTCTTCAATCCATGTGTGCCAGAGTGCCCCTGTCACGGAGACTCATCACATCCTGGCTGTTAAATCGCCCTCCAGGAACCCACAGGAGATGCCCTTCCCGGACTTGTGGTTTGTCTAAGAATTCTTACTTTGGTGGAGAAGAGTTTTGAGCACTGTGTCTGAGTGCTGGTGCCCTTCTTCacctccagccaagccgtggctcAGCAGGATTGCATTTCCTGATTTGAAatcccctccatcccctccttcctccttcctctcctcttctctgaaaggcagaaatacagagagagaggtctttcatctgctggctcactccactcGTAGCCACAACTGCTGAAGTTGGGACCaccacccaaagccagaagcttcttgcaggtctttcacatgggtgcagtggctcaaagACTTTGGGCCCTTTTCAGTGGCCTTCGCAGGCCATTattgggagctggtttggaagtggagctgctgggactcaaactggcacccattggcAAGAgacttagcttgctataccatggCTCCCCCCatcatcttaactgctgcatcaaACACTGAC from Ochotona princeps isolate mOchPri1 chromosome 6, mOchPri1.hap1, whole genome shotgun sequence encodes the following:
- the ABHD17C gene encoding alpha/beta hydrolase domain-containing protein 17C, translating into MPEPGPRMNGFSLGELCWLFCCPPCPSRIAAKLAFLPPEPTYTVLAPEQRGPGAPAAAAPAQAPASAAAAPGAAQPPPAAAAAEEGPGAAPGACSLHLSERADWQYSQRELDAVEVFFSRTARDNRLGCMFVRCAPSSRYTLLFSHGNAVDLGQMCSFYIGLGSRINCNIFSYDYSGYGVSSGKPSEKNLYADIDAAWQALRTRYGVSPENIILYGQSIGTVPTVDLASRYECAAVILHSPLMSGLRVAFPDTRKTYCFDAFPSIDKISKVTSPVLVIHGTEDEVIDFSHGLAMYERCPRAVEPLWVEGAGHNDIELYAQYLERLKQFISHELPNS